Proteins from one Clostridia bacterium genomic window:
- a CDS encoding acetamidase/formamidase family protein, producing the protein MAEHRHTIHQHQHHFGWDNSLEPALEVEPGALVEFEVVDASGGQLSPRSTRDDVATLDFGKVNPVSGPVYVKGAQPGDALEVEIVDFGPVSWGWTAIIPGFGLLADEFPDPYLKIWDLSKGRAEFADGIEIPIRPFPGTIGVALPEPGTHSIVPPRQNGGNMDIRHLTRGTRLYLPVWVDGALFSVGDTHAAQGDGEVCGTAIEAPMTIALRFRLHKGRNLAEPRYVVPAGKPETDPKGYYVTTGFAPDVYEAARKAVRYQIEHLQEEYGLSREEAYALASVAVDLRISEIVDAPNWLVSAFLPLSIFK; encoded by the coding sequence ATGGCGGAGCACAGGCACACGATCCATCAGCACCAGCACCACTTCGGCTGGGACAATTCCCTGGAGCCGGCTCTGGAGGTGGAGCCGGGCGCCCTCGTGGAGTTCGAGGTGGTCGACGCCTCCGGTGGCCAGCTCTCGCCGCGCTCCACCCGGGATGACGTCGCCACGCTCGATTTCGGCAAGGTGAACCCGGTCTCGGGCCCGGTCTACGTCAAGGGTGCGCAGCCGGGCGACGCCTTGGAGGTGGAGATCGTCGACTTCGGCCCCGTCTCCTGGGGCTGGACGGCGATCATCCCCGGCTTCGGGCTCCTCGCGGACGAGTTTCCCGACCCATACCTGAAGATCTGGGATCTCTCCAAGGGGCGCGCGGAGTTCGCCGACGGCATCGAGATCCCGATCCGGCCGTTCCCCGGCACCATCGGGGTCGCGCTGCCCGAACCCGGCACGCATTCCATCGTCCCGCCGCGCCAGAACGGCGGCAACATGGACATCCGCCACCTGACGCGCGGGACGCGCCTCTACCTGCCGGTCTGGGTGGACGGGGCCCTCTTCTCCGTGGGCGACACCCACGCCGCGCAGGGCGACGGCGAAGTCTGCGGCACGGCCATCGAGGCGCCGATGACCATCGCGCTGCGCTTCCGGCTGCACAAGGGCAGGAACCTGGCCGAACCCCGCTACGTGGTGCCGGCCGGAAAACCGGAGACCGATCCGAAAGGCTATTACGTGACGACGGGCTTCGCGCCGGACGTGTACGAGGCGGCGCGCAAGGCCGTGCGCTACCAGATCGAGCACCTGCAGGAGGAGTACGGGTTGAGCCGCGAGGAGGCGTACGCGCTCGCCAGCGTGGCCGTGGACCTGCGCATCAGCGAGATCGTCGACGCGCCCAACTGGCTCGTCTCCGCCTTCCTGCCGCTCAGCATCTTCAAATAG
- a CDS encoding ABC transporter permease, whose translation MATYLVRRLLMALTVIAGISVITFAMIYFLPTDPARMYAGPNASVEAVARIRHQMGLDQPLWVQYGRYVERVLQGDLGYSYKLQMPVTQAILSRLPYTLELIFAAILVELALGVPLGVLAALRKNTWVDGLSTLAALIGVSSPPFWLGLLFLYVFAFKLGWFPLGGAGGLSHLILPALTAGLGGVGWYARMARSSTLNVLDADYVRTARAKGLPGWIVVARHVVRNALNPIVTMAGQDIPWFVGGVVVVEMVFGWPGIGRMAVDAILMDDVPLILGTVTFTAVLVVLSSILVDIVQALLDPRIRLNA comes from the coding sequence GTGGCCACGTACCTCGTTCGACGCCTGCTGATGGCGCTCACGGTGATCGCCGGCATCTCGGTGATCACGTTCGCCATGATCTACTTCCTGCCGACCGACCCGGCGCGCATGTACGCCGGTCCGAACGCGTCCGTCGAGGCGGTGGCGCGCATCCGGCACCAGATGGGGCTCGACCAGCCGCTTTGGGTGCAGTACGGCCGCTACGTGGAGCGGGTGCTGCAGGGCGACCTCGGCTACTCGTACAAGCTGCAGATGCCCGTCACGCAGGCGATCCTCAGCCGGCTGCCCTATACCCTCGAGCTCATCTTCGCCGCGATCCTCGTGGAGCTGGCGCTGGGCGTGCCGCTGGGGGTGCTCGCCGCCCTGCGCAAGAACACGTGGGTGGACGGGCTCAGCACGCTCGCGGCGCTGATCGGGGTGTCCTCGCCGCCCTTCTGGCTGGGCCTCCTGTTCCTCTACGTCTTCGCGTTCAAGCTCGGCTGGTTCCCGCTCGGCGGCGCGGGCGGGCTCTCGCACCTGATCCTGCCCGCGCTGACGGCCGGCCTGGGCGGCGTCGGCTGGTACGCGCGCATGGCGCGCTCCAGCACGCTGAACGTGCTGGACGCGGACTACGTCCGCACGGCGCGGGCGAAGGGCCTGCCCGGCTGGATCGTCGTCGCGCGGCACGTGGTGCGCAACGCCCTGAACCCGATCGTGACCATGGCCGGGCAGGACATTCCGTGGTTCGTGGGCGGCGTCGTCGTGGTGGAGATGGTCTTCGGCTGGCCCGGCATCGGCCGGATGGCCGTCGACGCCATTCTCATGGACGACGTGCCGCTCATCCTGGGCACGGTGACGTTCACCGCCGTGCTCGTCGTCCTGAGCAGCATCCTCGTGGACATCGTCCAGGCGCTGCTCGACCCGCGCATCCGCCTCAACGCGTGA
- a CDS encoding ABC transporter permease: protein MATQWRAAWRRFARNRFALAGGVIALLLVLVAVFAPVLAPHDPAEQFSDGLTAQGLPVPSTLPQSTKFILGTDQLGRDLLSRIIWGARVSMTVGVLANAIAVGVGLLVGSVAGYVGGRTGDVLMRITDIVMAFPTLLLAVALVAILKPSLWVIIFVIGAVYWTWIARVVYGEVRVLREAEFVQAARSLGASTPTILLRHILPHLIPTAIVWGSLGIATNVMLEASLSFLGIGVQPPTPSWGGMIQQGQNFYRTAPWLIVYPGLAIMLTVLSFNLLGDGLRDALDPRQKR, encoded by the coding sequence GTGGCGACGCAATGGCGCGCGGCATGGCGGCGCTTCGCCCGCAACCGCTTCGCGCTGGCCGGCGGCGTGATCGCGCTGCTGCTGGTGCTCGTGGCCGTGTTCGCGCCCGTGCTCGCGCCCCACGATCCCGCCGAGCAGTTCTCCGACGGCCTCACGGCCCAGGGGCTTCCCGTGCCGAGCACACTGCCGCAAAGCACGAAGTTCATCCTGGGCACGGACCAGTTGGGGCGGGACCTGCTCAGCCGCATCATCTGGGGCGCGCGCGTGTCGATGACCGTCGGCGTGCTCGCGAACGCCATCGCGGTGGGCGTCGGGTTGCTCGTCGGGTCGGTCGCCGGCTACGTCGGCGGCCGCACCGGCGACGTTCTCATGCGCATCACCGACATCGTGATGGCGTTTCCCACGCTGCTCCTGGCCGTGGCGCTGGTGGCGATCCTCAAGCCCAGCCTGTGGGTCATCATCTTCGTCATCGGCGCCGTGTACTGGACATGGATCGCGCGCGTGGTGTACGGCGAGGTGCGCGTGCTGCGGGAGGCCGAGTTCGTCCAGGCGGCCCGCAGCCTGGGCGCCTCCACGCCGACGATCCTTCTCCGGCACATCCTGCCGCACCTGATCCCCACGGCCATCGTGTGGGGCAGCCTGGGCATCGCGACGAACGTGATGCTCGAGGCCAGCCTGAGCTTCCTCGGCATCGGCGTGCAGCCGCCGACGCCGAGCTGGGGCGGCATGATCCAGCAGGGCCAGAACTTCTACCGCACGGCGCCGTGGCTGATCGTCTACCCCGGGCTCGCGATCATGCTGACGGTGCTCAGCTTCAATCTCTTGGGCGACGGTCTGCGCGACGCGCTGGACCCGCGGCAGAAGAGGTGA